Below is a genomic region from Sphingomonas phyllosphaerae.
GGCGCGCGCCGGTTGCCGTCAGTTCGCGCGCCGTCGCCTCGCCGATCCCGCTCGAAGCCCCGGTGATGAGGACGACCTTGTCGATGCTGGCTGTCATGATGCTATCCTTGCCTTGAAGTGACGACCCGCAAGATGATGCCACAGCGTCGGGCAGCGGTAGAGCGATCGTCCTAACGCTTTGCACGATCCTCCAGAACCCGCCACGCCCGCTTGCGCATGTCGATGGTCTGGCGGATGACGATCGGCATGGACCGGATCACCGAACTTGCTGCCGTCATTGATCGTCATGTCACCGGATCAGGCATTTGCACGACCGCGATGCCGCATGTGTCACTGATCCGGGCCGATCAACCGAGCACCCCAACGCCGGCTGTGTACGAGGCATCGCTTTGCCTGATCGCCCAGGGATCGAAGCGCGTCTCGATAGGCGACCATAGCGTCGTCTACGACGCCGCGCATTATCTCCTGGTTTCTGTCGACCTCCCATTGGTCGGCCATGTGATCGATGCCAGCCCCGACCGCCCGTATCTCTGCTGCAAGATCGACCTCGATCCCGCGATGCTGTCCGACCTGATGGTGGCGGAGGGTGGCGCTGTGCCGCACACCAACCTGCCGGTCTTGGGCGTCTATCCCAGCGACCCCGACCTGATCGACGCCGCATGCCGGCTGGTCGGACTGCTCGACCGGCCGGACGCGATCCGCGCCCTGGCGCCCCTGATCGAACGGGAAATCCTCTACCGGCTGCTCACGGGGCCGCACGGACCGATGCTTCGCCACCTCGTGACAGCAGGTAGTCACCTCAACCAGATCAGCCGCGCCATCGCCGTGATCCGTCGCCGGTTCGACGCGCCGATCCGCATCGACGAGGTCGCCGCCGAGGCCGGCATGAGCCCCTCCTCGCTCCATGCGCATTTCAAGGCGATCACGCGCATGACCCCGCTCGAATATCAAAAGCAGTTGCGCCTGCAGGAAGCGCGCCGGCTGATGCTGATCGGCGGCGCGACGGCGGGCACAGCGGGGTTCGCGGTCGGCTATGAAAGCCCGTCGCAGTTCAGCCGCGAATATCGCCGCCTGTTTGGCGCGCCGCCGCGTCAGGACATCGAACGGCTGCACGCCGCCCCTTCGGCAGGGATCGCCCTCTGATTTTGACCGACGCTCGCGATGATTCATCGCGGTGGTTGCGCCGAATGAGGCGCTCCGCTGGCGTTTGTCGCCGCACAAGCAAAATGACCCAGAACCGGACATCGACCACCGAATCTTCGCTGCTTGAAACCTGCCAATCATTCAGTTCGCCGAGAGCGCCGCTGAATGTCGCGCAGACACCATGCTCTACTGGCGGGCGAACAATGTCGACGATGCGCCGCTGCCCTGGCTCGCGTTCAGGTGCGAT
It encodes:
- a CDS encoding AraC family transcriptional regulator, which produces MDRITELAAVIDRHVTGSGICTTAMPHVSLIRADQPSTPTPAVYEASLCLIAQGSKRVSIGDHSVVYDAAHYLLVSVDLPLVGHVIDASPDRPYLCCKIDLDPAMLSDLMVAEGGAVPHTNLPVLGVYPSDPDLIDAACRLVGLLDRPDAIRALAPLIEREILYRLLTGPHGPMLRHLVTAGSHLNQISRAIAVIRRRFDAPIRIDEVAAEAGMSPSSLHAHFKAITRMTPLEYQKQLRLQEARRLMLIGGATAGTAGFAVGYESPSQFSREYRRLFGAPPRQDIERLHAAPSAGIAL